A single genomic interval of Fusarium verticillioides 7600 chromosome 8, whole genome shotgun sequence harbors:
- a CDS encoding PiT family inorganic phosphate transporter — MAKNKVKKGNKSKGAKKPSIPPKALPVTLLSGFLGSGKTTLLQHILRSEHGLRIAVVVNDIGAINVDASLIKKTHHLSKTQEKVIALQNGCICCTLRGDLLEELVRVAQLQEFDYIIIESSGISEPEQVAETFDSRLAEQMDAMGSIEGAPGLDADMIKVLKRLKDAGGLEKFARLDTTVTVIDAFTMLHDFDTSDLLSSRRDDVTPEDERTVSDLMVDQIEFADVIILNKLDMVDASTKPRLLDLIKKLNHRAKILESSYGKVDVKQIVNTGMFNLQVAQSGYGWLQDLHAMTVREVNGRNVLTPKPETEEYSVRSCIYSRHRPFHPRRLWALLYDKFILQLEQPEDDDEEEEEEEEENDEDLEMVDYPDAEDSAEAAVVDQDTSDSSSSRGKRSAPSSPRSSHSTLESAPSPEPASKKQKFDDSEMKDADDLFTPSNEVILETKRKHPIFARLFRSKGEFFLATRPHRAGDWSQAGAMLTLTGGRPWFCTLPAEEYTTGDPEVDGLVQHDIKKGGEWGDRRQELVFIGENLDHKALEKMLDECLLTDAELKKWEKVMRNEKKSDEEKREALEDLFDDGFPDWPEDDEHEDHEGHDHPNGLRSIKKHLQEVD; from the exons ATGGCTAAGAACAAGGTTAAGAAAGGAAATAAGAGCAAGGGTGCTAAGAAGCCCAGCATTCCTCCAAAGGCTCTTCCCGTGACACTTCTTTCCGGGTTCCTC GGCTCTGGTAAAACAACACTTCTTCAGCATATCCTCCGAAGTGAGCATGGCCTCCGCATTGCGGTAGTAGTCAACGACATTGGAGC TATCAACGTCGATGcctctctcatcaagaaaACACATCATCTTTCAAAAACCCAAGAGAAGGTTATAGCTCTTCAGAATGGCTGTATCTGCTGCACCCTCCGCGGTGATCTTTTGGAAGAACTCGTTCGTGTAGCCCAACTTCAAGAGTTtgactacatcatcatcgagagCAGCGGTATCAGTGAGCCAGAGCAGGTAGCTGAGACATTCGACTCGAGACTTGCTGAGCAGATGGACGCTATGGGATCCATTGAGGGTGCACCCGGTCTGGACGCCGATATGATCAAGGTTCTTAAGCGACT CAAGGACGCTGGtggccttgagaagtttgcCAGACTCGACACTACTGTCACTGTCATTGATGCTTTCACTATGTTGCATGACTTTGACACGAGTGATctgctttcttcaagacgtGACGATGTTACacctgaggatgagaggaCTGTCTCTGATCTCATGGTTGATCAGATTGAGTTTGCGgatgtcatcatcctcaacaaacTCGATATG GTTGATGCGTCGACAAAACCTCGCTTGCtagacttgatcaagaagctcaaccaccGCGCCAAGATTCTTGAGTCGAGCTATGGCAAGGTCGATGTCAAGCAGATTGTCAACACTGGCATGTTCAACCTTCAAGTTGCTCAGTCCGGCTATGGATGGCTTCAGGATCTCCATGCCATGACCGTTCGGGAG GTCAATGGTCGTAACGTGCTTACACCAAAGCCCGAAACTGAagagtactccgtacgaAGCTGTATCTACAGTCGTCATCGACCATTCCATCCTCGTAGACTCTGGGCACTGCTGTACGACAAGTTCATCCTGCAGCTTGAGCAGCccgaagacgacgacgaggaagaagaggaggaggaagaggaaaatgaCGAAGACCTTGAGATGGTCGACTACCCAGACGCTGAGGACTCAGCCGAAGCTGCTGTAGTTGACCAAGACACTTCTGATTCCTCTTCATCCCGAGGAAAGCGCTCAGccccatcatcacctcgAAGCTCCCATTCCACCCTTGAATCTGCCCCTTCACCCGAGCCTGCatccaagaagcaaaagttcGATGACTCAGAAATGAAAGACGCAGATGACCTCTTCACACCCTCTAACGAAGTCATCCTCGAAACTAAGCGCAAACATCCCATCTTTGCTCGTCTCTTCCGCTCAAAAGGTGAATTCTTCCTCGCAACACGACCACACCGCGCAGGTGACTGGTCTCAGGCTGGAGCTATGCTCACACTAACCGGTGGACGTCCATGGTTCTGCACCCTTCCCGCGGAGGAGTACACGACTGGTGACCCCGAGGTTGATGGTCTTGTGCAGCATGATATTAAGAAAGGTGGAGAGTGGGGTGATAGACGTCAGGAACTCGTGTTTATCGGAGAGAACTTGGATcacaaggctcttgagaagatgttGGATGAGTGTTTGCTCACTGACgctgagttgaagaagtggGAAAAGGTGATGAGGAATGAGAAAaagagtgatgaagagaagcGTGAGGCGCTAGAGGACCTGTTTGATGATGGGTTTCCCGATTGGCCGGAGGATGACGAGCATGAGGACCACGAAGGACATGACCACCCAAATGGTTTGAGGTCGATAAAGAAGCACTTACAAGAGGTTGACTAA
- a CDS encoding hypothetical protein (At least one base has a quality score < 10), whose product MASHPPAACCTIANLHEGTPKGDVVKVGNVTGYLAKPSKESKQAVLYLPDIFGIWQNSKLMADAFAAEGYTCLVVDTCNGDPVPLEMPEGFDIMKWLGEGSDGKNPHTAEAVDPIVVSGIEYLKSIGITQIAAVGYCLGAKHLIRHYKDGINVGFIAHPSFVESEELVAITGPLSIAAAELDDLFTVEKRHESEAILSKSKQDFQINLFSGVHHGFAVKGDMKDKKQLFAKEQAFNQAVSWFKRHFE is encoded by the exons AtggcttctcatcctcctgCTGCGTGCTGCACTATCGCCAACCTCCATGA GGGTACTCCCAAGGGAgatgttgtcaaagtcgGCAATGTCACCGGATATCTAGCAAAGCCATCTAAGGAGTCCAAGCAGGCTGTTCTGTACCTCCCAGACATCTTCGGTATCTGGCAAAACAGCAAGCTAATGGCCGATGCCTTCGCTGCTGAGGGTTACAcatgtcttgttgttgacacCTGTAATGGTGATCCAGTGCCATTAGAGATGCCTGAGGGCTTCGACATTATGAAATGGCTTGGTGAGGGCTCCGATGGAAAGAACCCCCATACAGCGGAGGCGGTGGATCCTATCGTCGTGTCGGGAATTGAGTACCTCAAGAGCATTGGCATCACTCAGATTGCTGCCGTTGGATACTGCTTAGGAGCCAAG CACCTCATCCGTCACTACAAGGATGGCATCAACGTTGGCTTCATTGCCCACCCATCCTTCGTTGAGTCAGAAGAGTTGGTGGCCATCACTGGCCCTCTGTCCATCGCAGCCGCAGAGCTCGATGACCTTTTCACAGTAGAGAAGCGCCATGAGAGTGAAGCGATCCTgtccaagtcaaagcagGACTTCCAGATCAATCTGTTCTCGGGAGTTCACCATGGCTTTGCTGTCAAGGGAGAtatgaaggacaagaagcaaTTGTTTGCCAAGGAACAAGCATTTAACCAGGCGGTGTCTTGGTTCAAGAGACATTTTGAGTAG